A single window of Hyla sarda isolate aHylSar1 chromosome 2, aHylSar1.hap1, whole genome shotgun sequence DNA harbors:
- the LOC130358714 gene encoding transmembrane protein 198, whose amino-acid sequence MAFDSSPFVLPGVSQHFNIQTVDTGQEDPFEDLCSLENGRHYDVVPTVVCSLCCLFGLVYIFFGYRCFKAIMFLSGLLAGSAVIFLLCHKERILETQLSLELSAGIALGIGLLCGLVTMLVHSVGLFMTGLILGLLVATACLVGLEQFYHPPTAWIPIGVMMGSAMLFAVLTLQWQKIFTVISTATFGAAILTVCTDYFIEMMLLVQYVYDRLRLEVSHPLCWFSWVVLGIWPVLSILGIVVQWKLTAEGFSHTDVIISRRQKRLQLLRIRQKEAKKRQSVTSQEGTYRRKANPIKRYTGDILAPSYLQSLRERQTGTGTSMSSLNANMQTIVDLDYECGSTVPLTATTPVIRV is encoded by the exons ATGGCATTTGACTCGTCTCCTTTTGTTCTGCCTGGCGTTTCACAGCACTTCAATATCCAGACTGTTGATACTGGGCAAGAAGATCCTTTTGAGGACTTATGTAGCCTTGAAAATGGACGGCATTATGACGTGGTTCCAACTGTGGTGTGTTCCTTGTGCTGCCTGTTTGgacttgtatatatattttttg GTTACAGGTGCTTCAAAGCCATTATGTTTCTGTCAGGCTTGCTGGCTGGTTCAGCAGtcatttttttactttgtcaCAAAGAGCGTATCCTGGAAACTCAACTGAGCCTGGAGCTAAGTGCGGGCATTGCCTTGGGGATTGGCCTGCTCTGTGGACTGGTCACCATGCTTGTGCACAGTGTGGGCCTATTTATGACAGGCCTGATTCTTGGACTTCTGGTGGCCACAGCTTGCCTTGTGGGCTTGGAGCAGTTCTACCATCCACCCACAGCCTGGATTCCTATTGGAGTGATGATGGGCTCTGCTATGCTATTTGCTGTATTGACTCTGCAGTGGCAAAAGATTTTCACTGTTATCTCCACTGCAACATTTGGAGCTGCAATATTGACTGTGTGCACAGATTATTTCATTGAAATGATGCTGCTGGTGCAGTATGTCTATGACCGTCTCCGCCTTGAAGTGTCTCATCCCCTCTGCTGGTTCAGTTGGGTGGTCCTAGGCATCTGGCCAGTGTtgagcattctgggaattgtagtccagtggaaactgacagccgaaggcttctCGCATACTGATG TGATCATAAGCAGACGTCAAAAGCGCCTCCAGCTTCTCAGAATCCGCCAGAAAGAGGCCAAAAAACGTCAGAGTGTGACTTCTCAAGAAGGAACTTATCGGCGGAAGGCCAACCCTATAAAAAGATATACTGGGGACATCCTTGCACCG AGTTACTTGCAGAGCTTACGAGAGCGTCAGACTGGCACAGGCACATCCATGAGCAGCCTAAATGCCAACATGCAGACAATTGTGGACCTGGACTATGAATGCGGCTCTACTGTGCCCCTTACTGCCACTACTCCTGTGATTCGGGTCTGA